The following are from one region of the Mycolicibacterium diernhoferi genome:
- a CDS encoding glutamine synthetase family protein, with protein sequence MAEPIPMTQVEIADYDLGLRGKLMRADKSHKPGLTFCTIMYGLSLIDDVTDTPFSNVGNGYPDAPLAVDESTRIRLPWRPGVDAVIADLTGPDGAPLELSPRAAVQSLAARYTELNLEPVLGFEYELWLFRDGPQGRTPLGRTENAYSLTRNAEIHDLTMEFVSRMDQVGIEVEMVHGELGPGFFEFTLAPRPAVQACDAAVRARQYLRDLCAERGLHASFMAKPYADKSGAGGHVHSSLTRDGVNVFTDGDRALSAQAEHYLAGLIATMADVSLLFNPYVNSYKRIDPEMYTPCTATWGDDDRSTACRLILGNPGSARVEHRRPGADANPYLVAAALLAGGLHGLQERLTLPAADAEPAPLPGDLSAALTNFENALWLNDMLGKNFCTSYAATRRAELERYETWLKTTITEWETARHLEHQ encoded by the coding sequence ATGGCTGAACCGATCCCCATGACACAGGTCGAGATCGCCGACTACGACCTCGGGTTGCGGGGCAAGCTGATGCGGGCCGACAAGTCGCACAAACCCGGCCTGACGTTCTGCACCATCATGTACGGGCTCTCCCTGATCGACGATGTCACCGACACCCCGTTCAGCAACGTCGGCAACGGGTACCCGGACGCGCCGCTCGCCGTCGACGAGTCCACCCGCATCCGACTGCCCTGGCGCCCGGGTGTGGATGCGGTGATCGCCGATCTGACCGGTCCGGACGGTGCGCCGCTGGAGCTCTCCCCGCGCGCCGCCGTGCAGTCCCTGGCCGCCCGTTACACCGAGCTGAATCTGGAACCGGTCCTCGGCTTCGAATACGAGCTCTGGTTGTTCCGCGACGGACCGCAGGGGCGGACCCCGCTGGGCCGCACCGAGAATGCCTACAGCCTCACCCGGAACGCCGAAATCCACGACCTCACCATGGAATTCGTCTCGCGGATGGATCAGGTCGGCATCGAGGTCGAAATGGTGCACGGCGAGCTCGGGCCCGGATTCTTCGAGTTCACCCTGGCGCCACGGCCGGCGGTGCAGGCCTGCGACGCCGCGGTGCGGGCCCGCCAGTACCTGCGCGATCTGTGCGCCGAGCGCGGACTGCACGCCAGCTTCATGGCCAAGCCCTACGCCGACAAGTCCGGCGCGGGCGGCCATGTGCACTCCAGCCTGACCCGCGACGGGGTGAATGTCTTCACCGACGGTGACCGCGCACTCAGCGCGCAGGCCGAACACTATCTCGCCGGCCTGATCGCCACCATGGCCGATGTGTCGCTGCTGTTCAACCCGTATGTCAACTCCTACAAGCGGATCGACCCGGAGATGTACACCCCGTGCACGGCGACGTGGGGCGATGACGACCGCTCGACAGCCTGCCGGTTGATCCTCGGCAACCCCGGATCCGCCCGGGTCGAACACCGCCGTCCCGGGGCCGACGCCAACCCCTACCTGGTGGCCGCCGCACTGCTGGCCGGTGGTCTGCACGGACTGCAGGAGCGGCTCACATTGCCGGCCGCCGACGCCGAACCCGCGCCGCTGCCCGGCGATCTGAGTGCGGCGCTGACGAACTTCGAGAACGCGTTGTGGCTGAACGACATGCTGGGCAAGAACTTCTGCACCTCCTACGCCGCGACCCGGCGGGCCGAACTCGAGCGTTATGAGACCTGGTTGAAGACGACCATCACAGAGTGGGAAACCGCACGGCATCTGGAGCACCAATGA